Proteins from one Candidatus Sulfotelmatobacter sp. genomic window:
- a CDS encoding MaoC family dehydratase — translation MIKEGWRGRYYEDFEVGDVYRHRLGRTVTETDNTLFTMLTMNTNPIHFDENLASKTPFGKILVNSCYTLSLAVGLSVSDLSEHVMANLGWNDIKLPSPVYIGDTIYAHSEILAKRESESRPDVGLVTARTVGANQREQMVISYERTFMVYKRGRDPRDQLGV, via the coding sequence GTGATCAAAGAAGGCTGGCGCGGACGCTACTACGAGGACTTCGAGGTCGGTGACGTCTACCGTCATCGCCTCGGCCGCACCGTGACGGAGACGGACAACACGCTCTTCACGATGCTGACGATGAACACGAACCCGATCCATTTCGACGAGAACCTCGCCTCGAAGACGCCGTTCGGCAAGATCCTCGTCAACTCGTGTTACACGCTTTCGCTCGCGGTCGGGCTTTCGGTGTCGGATCTGAGCGAGCACGTGATGGCGAACCTGGGCTGGAACGACATCAAGCTTCCGAGCCCGGTCTACATCGGCGACACGATCTACGCGCACAGCGAGATCCTCGCCAAACGCGAGTCGGAGTCGCGACCCGACGTCGGACTCGTCACCGCCCGTACCGTCGGTGCGAATCAGCGCGAGCAGATGGTGATCTCGTACGAGCGCACCTTCATGGTCTACAAGCGTGGGCGCGACCCGCGCGACCAGCTCGGCGTCTAG